In Idiomarina sp. PL1-037, a single genomic region encodes these proteins:
- a CDS encoding Maf family protein — MTLPLILGSGSKYRREILDRLHLNYDVVKPDIDESAISSESPQQLVGRLAEAKARAVERRMTYDNAIIIGSDQVAVCDGNILGKPGNHDNAVRQLSSFIGKTVTFYTGLAVLNTEAQQCEVRIEPFEVEFRQLTAEEIERYVELEKPFDCAGSFKSEGLGISLFSGLKGNDPNALIGLPAIALLDMLRTHGINPLNKD; from the coding sequence ATGACGTTGCCACTAATTTTGGGGTCAGGTTCTAAGTACCGTCGTGAAATTTTAGATAGACTGCATTTGAACTACGATGTTGTGAAGCCGGACATAGACGAGAGTGCGATTAGCTCAGAAAGCCCACAACAATTAGTGGGGCGGTTAGCAGAAGCCAAAGCACGGGCGGTCGAGAGAAGAATGACCTACGATAATGCCATTATTATTGGTTCCGATCAGGTTGCTGTTTGTGATGGCAACATTTTAGGCAAACCAGGCAACCATGACAATGCGGTGCGACAATTGTCCAGCTTTATTGGCAAAACGGTAACCTTTTATACTGGGCTGGCTGTTCTTAATACAGAGGCTCAACAATGCGAAGTAAGAATAGAGCCGTTTGAAGTTGAATTTCGTCAACTGACTGCCGAAGAAATAGAACGTTATGTTGAGCTTGAAAAGCCCTTTGATTGTGCCGGCAGCTTCAAAAGCGAAGGGTTGGGAATCAGTTTGTTCAGCGGCTTAAAAGGCAACGACCCCAATGCACTCATCGGGTTACCAGCTATCGCTTTACTGGATATGTTGAGAACTCACGGAATTAACCCTCTAAATAAGGATTAA
- the rluC gene encoding 23S rRNA pseudouridine(955/2504/2580) synthase RluC has product MKTIQQEVRWHTVSAEESGQRIDNFLIAQLRGVPKSLVYRIVRKGEVRANKKRIKPDYKLKEGDLIRIPPVKVSERPDLPSANLEQVAALEHAILYEDDALMLINKPSGVAVHGGSGLQFGLIEGLRALRPKEKSLELVHRIDRDTSGLLLVAKKRSVLRSLHEQLRNKEMNKQYLALVRGQWQKRVCSVEAPLKKNTLKSGERIVRVDAEGKASLTRFRIQQRYKEGTLVEASPVTGRTHQIRVHALHAGHPIAKDPKYGDADFDNIMSGLGLNRLFLHAWQLRFLHPVTGKEVAFEAPLDDNLQQTLKQLTAQ; this is encoded by the coding sequence ATGAAAACAATTCAACAAGAAGTACGCTGGCATACTGTCTCTGCAGAAGAGTCGGGGCAGCGAATAGATAACTTTCTCATTGCGCAATTACGCGGTGTACCTAAGTCTTTGGTATATCGAATTGTTCGTAAAGGTGAAGTGCGAGCGAATAAAAAGCGGATAAAACCGGACTATAAGTTAAAAGAAGGGGACCTCATTCGCATTCCTCCGGTAAAAGTGAGTGAAAGGCCGGACCTTCCGTCTGCTAATTTAGAGCAGGTTGCAGCTCTCGAGCACGCGATCCTCTATGAGGACGACGCTTTGATGCTAATTAATAAACCATCAGGAGTCGCCGTACATGGCGGCTCAGGACTGCAATTCGGTCTTATTGAAGGTTTAAGAGCGTTGCGGCCAAAAGAGAAAAGCTTAGAGCTGGTTCACCGAATAGACCGAGATACCAGTGGCTTGTTGCTGGTTGCTAAAAAACGTTCAGTGCTGAGAAGTTTGCACGAACAGTTGCGTAACAAAGAAATGAATAAGCAATATCTGGCGTTGGTTCGTGGCCAATGGCAAAAGCGGGTTTGCAGCGTTGAAGCGCCGTTAAAAAAGAACACCTTAAAATCTGGCGAGAGAATTGTGCGTGTTGATGCAGAAGGCAAAGCCTCGTTGACTCGTTTCAGAATTCAGCAAAGATATAAGGAAGGGACATTAGTTGAAGCGTCGCCAGTTACCGGCCGCACTCATCAAATTCGCGTTCACGCGTTACATGCCGGTCATCCTATAGCTAAAGATCCTAAGTACGGTGATGCGGATTTCGATAACATTATGTCCGGGCTTGGGTTAAACCGACTGTTTTTACACGCCTGGCAGCTGCGTTTTCTGCATCCGGTTACCGGAAAAGAAGTGGCTTTTGAAGCCCCTCTGGATGACAACTTACAGCAAACATTAAAGCAATTGACTGCGCAATAA
- a CDS encoding HAD-IA family hydrolase, giving the protein MMCDKRLVVFDWDGTLMDSIGRIVSSMQNTAEHTGLPVPTEMSVRDIIGLSLEPAIEKLFGVLNATQMNNFLTQYRDEYIDLNTTPSPLFHDAKAVLSQLSSAGYRLAVATGKARRGLQRVWVESETEHYFDTSRCASETKGKPDPQMLYEIMNELKTQPEHTVMVGDSVHDMKMAVAAGVQAIGVSFGVHDAERLREAGATIVIDSLSELSSKLVRETL; this is encoded by the coding sequence ATGATGTGCGATAAGCGACTTGTGGTGTTTGACTGGGACGGCACTTTAATGGACTCCATTGGCCGAATTGTGTCATCGATGCAAAACACAGCAGAGCATACGGGGTTACCCGTTCCGACCGAGATGTCAGTCAGAGACATTATTGGTTTAAGCCTTGAACCTGCAATAGAAAAACTGTTCGGTGTACTTAACGCGACACAAATGAATAACTTTTTAACTCAGTATCGCGATGAATATATCGATCTAAATACAACGCCGTCGCCCTTATTTCACGACGCAAAAGCGGTGCTTTCTCAGTTATCCAGTGCGGGCTATCGTTTGGCCGTCGCGACTGGCAAGGCTCGGCGAGGATTACAACGAGTCTGGGTGGAAAGCGAAACCGAACATTACTTTGATACTTCGCGGTGCGCCAGTGAAACGAAAGGTAAGCCTGACCCCCAGATGCTTTATGAAATTATGAATGAACTTAAAACTCAGCCTGAACACACCGTAATGGTTGGAGACTCTGTTCACGATATGAAAATGGCGGTCGCGGCAGGCGTACAGGCAATTGGTGTAAGCTTTGGCGTACATGACGCTGAACGTTTACGTGAAGCCGGTGCTACAATAGTGATCGATTCGCTTTCAGAGCTCAGCAGCAAACTTGTCAGGGAGACGTTATGA
- the rne gene encoding ribonuclease E — MKRMLINATQLEELRVALVDGQRLYDLDIESPGHEQKKANIYKGKITRIEPSLEAAFVDYGAEQHGFLPLKEIAKTYFPQGYTFQGRPNIKDVVKEGQEVIVQIDKEERGQKGAALTTFVSLAGSYLVLMPNNPRAGGISRRIEGDERSALKEALSDLNVPKEMGLIVRTAGVGKSKEELEWDLNVLLNHWEAISKAANERPAPFLIHQESNVIFRALRDYLRRDIGEVLIDSPKVYEQVRSHIQLIRPDFLQRVKQYEGDVPLFSHYQIESQIESAFQREVRLPSGGSIVIDPTEALTSIDINSSRATKGGDIEETALQTNLEAAEEIARQLRLRDVGGLVVIDFIDMTPARHQRDVENRLRDSLSQDRARIQVARISRFGLMEMSRQRLRPSLGESANNVCPRCNGQGTIRSSDSLALSILRLIEEEAIKDNTIQVHAQVPIDVATYLLNEKRQSVNHIEKRHNVKIVIIPNHHMETPHFEVLRIRDDEVPESASFELVQKPDQTESTVSITLTQDKAKFEEPALKGLQAPSAAPTPAPAPKVEEKKAAQPSLLSRLVTWFSGLFGSDEEQKQAEAEKEKERNAQNQRNQQRRGRNRRSGNRQPRGRNQSADKDKEASKEKTSPATEEKSKESRDDAGNRNSRNRNDRRRRGRSNKNQQQPKPETAKNEQVDSPAEAEKPKETKAVQDKPRRQRKPIEKSVRVSSTDGSVAAKEPTQQPTQKAVDASTDGAEAQNQKPTQTKEKPAKQSGSDKGENKAISDKVLDPRMQAAAELVQNQTQPTTPTEQNVEKSVDENTEEKAPQADTQATQQTETSTDETVQKPDTAKPEVASDDKVESSVEQASEAVPEPAKEEQSNSSETAEEPQKPTETEDTVEEKPEPKAEEKKSRDRSRRSPRHQRAAGQKRKQMKTEAVIPNRSLSGSSFSAMTKATAEERKEAFKALPVASSDNRPQFVKDSRIASISQARSTSYAEMEKCD, encoded by the coding sequence ATGAAAAGAATGCTAATTAATGCCACGCAATTAGAAGAGTTGCGTGTTGCGCTGGTTGACGGCCAGCGCCTTTACGATTTAGATATTGAAAGCCCTGGTCACGAACAGAAAAAAGCAAACATATATAAAGGCAAAATCACGCGTATAGAGCCAAGTCTTGAAGCTGCCTTTGTCGATTATGGTGCAGAGCAACATGGCTTTCTTCCTCTTAAAGAAATAGCTAAAACCTATTTTCCTCAAGGCTATACCTTCCAGGGTCGCCCTAATATTAAAGATGTGGTCAAGGAAGGCCAGGAAGTTATTGTTCAAATAGACAAAGAAGAGCGAGGCCAAAAAGGTGCCGCCTTAACGACCTTTGTTTCCCTGGCTGGCAGCTATTTGGTGCTCATGCCAAACAACCCCCGAGCCGGCGGTATATCGCGTCGTATTGAGGGTGATGAACGTTCAGCACTAAAAGAAGCGCTATCTGACCTCAATGTTCCGAAAGAAATGGGACTGATTGTCCGTACAGCCGGTGTAGGCAAATCAAAAGAAGAGCTCGAGTGGGACTTGAATGTTCTGCTTAATCACTGGGAAGCCATTAGCAAAGCGGCTAACGAGCGCCCTGCTCCTTTCCTTATCCATCAGGAAAGTAACGTTATTTTCCGCGCCTTACGCGACTACCTGCGCCGAGACATCGGTGAAGTTCTCATCGACAGCCCGAAAGTTTACGAGCAAGTCCGTAGTCATATACAGCTTATTCGTCCAGACTTTTTACAACGGGTAAAACAGTACGAAGGCGATGTCCCGCTTTTCAGTCACTACCAGATAGAAAGCCAAATTGAATCTGCATTCCAGCGAGAAGTCCGCCTTCCGTCAGGTGGTTCAATTGTTATCGACCCAACTGAAGCACTGACCTCTATCGACATTAACTCGTCACGTGCAACTAAAGGTGGCGATATCGAAGAAACGGCATTGCAGACCAACCTTGAAGCAGCCGAAGAAATAGCACGTCAATTGCGTTTACGCGACGTTGGCGGTTTAGTGGTTATCGACTTTATCGATATGACCCCTGCCCGCCATCAACGTGACGTTGAAAATCGTTTACGCGACAGTTTATCTCAGGACAGAGCGCGTATTCAGGTAGCCCGTATTTCGCGCTTTGGCTTGATGGAAATGTCCCGTCAGCGCTTACGCCCTTCACTGGGCGAATCAGCAAACAATGTTTGTCCGCGTTGTAATGGTCAGGGAACCATACGTTCGAGCGATTCTTTAGCTCTGTCGATATTGCGCTTGATTGAAGAGGAAGCGATAAAGGACAACACCATTCAGGTACATGCTCAGGTCCCGATCGATGTTGCAACTTACTTGCTCAATGAAAAGCGTCAATCCGTCAATCATATAGAAAAACGCCATAACGTGAAAATCGTTATTATCCCAAATCACCATATGGAAACACCTCACTTTGAAGTGTTGCGTATTCGTGATGACGAAGTTCCGGAGTCAGCCAGTTTTGAGTTGGTGCAAAAGCCAGATCAAACTGAATCTACGGTTTCTATTACTTTAACTCAGGATAAAGCGAAATTTGAAGAGCCGGCACTAAAAGGCCTTCAGGCACCGAGTGCGGCTCCTACGCCAGCACCGGCCCCTAAAGTTGAAGAGAAAAAAGCAGCTCAACCATCGTTGTTGAGTCGTTTAGTGACCTGGTTCTCTGGCTTGTTTGGTTCAGATGAAGAGCAGAAACAGGCTGAAGCTGAGAAAGAAAAAGAACGTAACGCTCAAAACCAGCGGAATCAGCAACGTCGTGGGCGCAATCGCCGTTCAGGAAACCGTCAGCCGCGAGGCCGCAACCAGTCAGCGGATAAGGACAAGGAAGCCAGTAAAGAAAAAACCTCCCCAGCGACAGAAGAGAAATCAAAAGAATCTCGCGATGACGCAGGTAACCGCAATAGTCGCAACCGTAACGATCGCAGACGTCGTGGCCGTAGCAATAAAAATCAGCAGCAGCCAAAACCAGAAACGGCTAAGAACGAACAAGTTGATAGCCCGGCTGAAGCAGAAAAGCCAAAAGAGACAAAAGCTGTTCAGGATAAACCGCGTCGTCAACGTAAGCCGATTGAAAAATCCGTTCGCGTTTCATCAACTGACGGTTCAGTAGCAGCTAAAGAGCCAACACAGCAGCCAACTCAAAAGGCTGTTGATGCGTCGACTGATGGTGCAGAGGCCCAGAATCAGAAGCCAACCCAGACTAAAGAGAAACCAGCAAAGCAATCTGGTTCTGACAAGGGCGAAAATAAAGCAATTTCTGACAAAGTACTGGATCCGCGTATGCAGGCAGCTGCTGAGCTGGTGCAAAATCAGACTCAACCTACAACTCCGACGGAACAGAACGTAGAGAAGAGTGTTGATGAGAATACGGAAGAGAAAGCACCTCAAGCGGACACTCAAGCAACTCAACAAACTGAAACCAGTACAGACGAAACAGTACAAAAGCCTGACACAGCGAAACCTGAAGTGGCATCTGATGACAAAGTAGAATCATCAGTTGAGCAAGCCAGTGAAGCAGTGCCAGAACCAGCTAAAGAAGAGCAAAGTAATAGCTCTGAAACAGCTGAAGAGCCTCAAAAGCCAACTGAAACAGAAGACACTGTTGAAGAAAAACCAGAGCCTAAGGCTGAAGAGAAGAAAAGCAGAGATCGCTCTCGCCGCTCTCCTCGTCATCAACGGGCTGCGGGGCAAAAACGCAAACAAATGAAAACCGAAGCGGTTATACCTAACCGTTCATTAAGTGGTTCATCATTTTCTGCAATGACGAAGGCAACAGCTGAAGAGCGCAAAGAAGCCTTTAAGGCTCTGCCCGTAGCTTCATCAGATAATCGTCCTCAGTTTGTTAAAGACAGTCGTATCGCCAGTATTTCTCAGGCGCGTTCGACTTCTTATGCCGAAATGGAAAAATGTGACTAA
- the plsX gene encoding phosphate acyltransferase PlsX, with protein sequence MPELNIAIDAMGGDNGPSIVIEALEKAVHRYSDVKFTVVGHEKELTPLLDKFNLSSHPSVNLVHAEQVIEMDDKPGQSLRSKPESSMRVALKTLTDGNCQAMVSGGNTGALMTNAYFTLKTLPGVLRPALMTALPNQTGGKSYLLDLGANASCDSETLFQFGVMGAVAAEYLSGVPAPKISLLNMGEEDIKGNDVVRNAAARLAQCDQLNYIGFIEGNHLFSGRADVVVCDGFVGNIALKSCEGLATFIIDQMRDTLSSHWLYRFFFRFLQKRTHKSWDRLKPDHYNGASLIGLRHVVIKSHGSASAGAFYSAIQQAVAEAHEQLPERIKHRVEAVLSEQL encoded by the coding sequence ATGCCTGAACTGAACATAGCGATTGATGCAATGGGGGGCGATAATGGCCCCTCTATTGTTATAGAAGCCCTGGAAAAAGCGGTTCATCGGTATTCCGATGTTAAATTCACCGTTGTCGGGCACGAGAAAGAACTCACCCCGTTACTCGATAAATTCAATTTAAGCTCACATCCTTCTGTAAATCTTGTTCACGCCGAACAGGTTATCGAAATGGATGATAAACCAGGTCAGTCCCTGCGTAGTAAGCCTGAGTCCTCCATGCGCGTTGCGCTGAAAACCCTAACCGACGGTAATTGTCAGGCAATGGTAAGCGGCGGCAATACTGGCGCATTAATGACTAATGCCTACTTTACGTTGAAAACGCTTCCTGGTGTTCTACGCCCGGCATTGATGACGGCTTTGCCGAATCAAACCGGCGGAAAATCTTACCTGCTTGATCTCGGCGCTAATGCCAGTTGCGATTCAGAAACTTTGTTTCAGTTTGGTGTTATGGGTGCTGTGGCAGCTGAGTATTTATCGGGCGTGCCCGCGCCTAAAATTAGCCTGTTGAATATGGGTGAAGAAGATATCAAGGGCAATGATGTTGTGCGTAATGCAGCAGCCAGGCTCGCGCAATGCGACCAGCTAAACTACATTGGTTTTATTGAAGGTAACCACTTATTTAGTGGCAGAGCTGATGTTGTAGTTTGTGATGGTTTCGTCGGGAACATTGCACTTAAAAGCTGCGAAGGTCTGGCAACATTCATTATTGATCAAATGCGCGACACACTGAGCTCACATTGGCTTTATCGGTTTTTCTTCCGTTTTTTACAAAAACGGACGCACAAGTCCTGGGATAGGTTGAAGCCCGACCACTACAATGGTGCGAGTCTGATAGGATTGCGCCATGTCGTGATAAAAAGTCACGGTAGCGCTAGCGCCGGCGCTTTTTATAGTGCAATTCAACAAGCCGTCGCAGAAGCGCATGAACAGCTTCCTGAGCGAATTAAACATCGTGTCGAAGCAGTCTTATCAGAACAGCTGTAA
- a CDS encoding ComEA family DNA-binding protein, whose amino-acid sequence MKLKLIPILVASSLFLAAGAQATPLSALPNLSSVAQAEEVKTVNINTGSAQEISAVLVGVGEKRAEQIIELREQLGGFTEVEQLLDVKGIGVKTLEKNRAFITIKQ is encoded by the coding sequence ATGAAGCTAAAATTGATACCCATACTTGTTGCCTCATCGCTGTTTTTAGCAGCAGGGGCCCAAGCCACTCCTTTATCCGCCTTACCAAACTTATCGTCAGTAGCACAGGCTGAAGAGGTTAAAACCGTCAATATCAATACCGGTTCAGCACAAGAGATATCGGCTGTTCTGGTTGGTGTTGGTGAAAAACGGGCTGAGCAGATTATCGAGTTAAGAGAACAGCTGGGTGGCTTTACCGAAGTAGAGCAGCTACTTGATGTAAAAGGTATTGGTGTTAAAACTTTAGAGAAAAACCGAGCCTTCATTACGATTAAGCAGTAA
- the rpmF gene encoding 50S ribosomal protein L32, with translation MAVQKSKKSRSRRDMRRSHDAIDGPTLSVDSTTGETHRRHHVTADGYYKGRKVVNK, from the coding sequence ATGGCTGTTCAAAAAAGTAAGAAAAGTCGTTCAAGACGCGACATGCGTCGTTCACACGATGCAATAGACGGCCCAACACTGTCGGTTGACTCAACTACGGGTGAGACGCATCGTCGTCACCACGTAACAGCCGACGGTTATTACAAGGGTCGTAAGGTCGTTAACAAGTAA
- the yceD gene encoding 23S rRNA accumulation protein YceD codes for MQKVRIPVTVDPVKSANKKVAYDGVVPGKTLTRLQESLVEPCPDPEASVEFGIDEQGISYFTGKAKVAVKVLCERCNTPLDVDILAQFAYAPVTKRQVADDFPDSYEAIEVNDFGEFNLHGLVEDELILAMPIVPKHDAKVCQVDRDAMTWGEIDESDAEESENPFAVLQELKRK; via the coding sequence ATGCAAAAAGTTCGTATTCCCGTAACGGTCGACCCAGTCAAAAGTGCCAACAAAAAAGTGGCATATGATGGGGTAGTGCCCGGAAAAACATTGACAAGACTTCAGGAAAGTTTGGTAGAACCTTGCCCCGATCCTGAGGCCAGTGTTGAGTTTGGAATTGATGAACAGGGCATTAGTTATTTTACAGGGAAAGCAAAAGTTGCTGTCAAAGTACTTTGTGAACGCTGTAATACGCCCCTGGATGTTGATATTCTCGCGCAGTTTGCGTATGCTCCTGTCACTAAGCGACAGGTGGCAGATGACTTTCCCGATAGCTATGAAGCTATTGAGGTAAACGATTTTGGAGAATTTAACCTGCATGGGCTTGTTGAAGACGAATTAATTCTGGCTATGCCAATAGTTCCTAAGCACGACGCTAAGGTATGTCAGGTGGATCGTGATGCGATGACGTGGGGCGAAATTGACGAATCAGATGCTGAAGAGTCTGAGAACCCGTTTGCCGTATTACAAGAATTGAAGCGTAAATAA